The proteins below come from a single Burkholderia contaminans genomic window:
- a CDS encoding NAD-dependent epimerase/dehydratase family protein, which translates to MNASSTGARKPFGRLLLTGAAGNLGRQLRGALADWADVVRVSDIATLGDAAAHEETRVVDLADRAAVMQLVDGVDAIVHLGGISVDAPFDDLVGANITGTYNLYEAARKHGVKRVVFASSNHAIGFHPVTEVLDADAPLRPDSLYGVTKCFGESLSRYYFDRFGIETVCLRIGSSFEVPKNPRMLVTFLSYRDFIELVRCSLLTNRVGHAIVYGASDNPVKWWDNTKAGFLGFRPRDSSEQFAGLFPVTAPTADHDDPAQRFQGGGFVVGEPMERKAS; encoded by the coding sequence ATGAACGCCTCATCCACCGGCGCGCGCAAACCGTTCGGGCGCCTGCTGCTGACGGGCGCGGCCGGCAACCTCGGCCGCCAGTTGCGCGGCGCGCTCGCCGACTGGGCCGACGTCGTGCGCGTCAGCGACATCGCGACGCTCGGCGACGCGGCCGCGCATGAAGAAACCCGCGTCGTCGACCTGGCCGACCGGGCCGCGGTGATGCAGCTCGTCGACGGCGTGGACGCGATCGTCCACCTCGGCGGCATTTCGGTCGATGCGCCGTTCGACGATCTCGTCGGCGCGAACATCACCGGCACGTACAACCTGTACGAAGCCGCGCGCAAGCACGGCGTGAAGCGCGTCGTGTTCGCGAGTTCGAACCATGCGATCGGCTTCCATCCGGTCACGGAAGTGCTCGACGCCGATGCGCCGCTGCGCCCCGACAGCCTGTACGGCGTGACGAAGTGCTTCGGCGAATCGCTGTCGCGCTACTACTTCGACCGCTTCGGGATCGAGACCGTGTGCCTGAGGATCGGCTCATCGTTCGAAGTGCCAAAGAATCCGCGCATGCTCGTGACGTTCCTCAGCTATCGCGACTTCATCGAGCTGGTGCGCTGCTCGCTGCTGACGAACCGCGTCGGGCACGCGATCGTCTACGGCGCATCGGACAACCCGGTGAAGTGGTGGGACAACACGAAGGCCGGCTTCCTCGGCTTCCGCCCGCGCGACAGCTCCGAGCAGTTCGCCGGGCTGTTCCCGGTCACGGCGCCGACCGCCGACCACGACGATCCCGCGCAGCGGTTCCAGGGCGGCGGGTTCGTCGTCGGCGAGCCGATGGAGCGCAAGGCGTCGTAA
- a CDS encoding Lrp/AsnC family transcriptional regulator encodes MAGITLDDLDLRILAILQDDASVSNLQLAERALSSPPTCMRRVRRLTEAGVIRRQVAVLDPVAIGTAVTALIEISLDRQTAEDYDAFEAYVCAEPAVTQCYRVSPGPDFVVVADLADVAEYDEFARRLFTGASNVRNVRTFFSTHRAKFEANARVTHAMRKRA; translated from the coding sequence ATGGCCGGCATCACCCTCGACGATCTCGACCTGCGCATCCTGGCGATCCTGCAGGACGATGCGTCGGTATCGAACCTGCAGCTGGCCGAGCGCGCGCTGTCGTCGCCGCCCACCTGCATGCGCCGCGTGCGCCGGCTGACGGAGGCTGGCGTGATCCGCAGGCAGGTCGCGGTGCTCGATCCGGTGGCGATCGGCACGGCCGTCACCGCGCTGATCGAGATCAGCCTCGACCGGCAGACAGCGGAAGACTATGACGCATTCGAAGCGTACGTGTGTGCGGAGCCGGCCGTCACGCAGTGCTATCGGGTGTCGCCGGGGCCGGATTTCGTCGTGGTGGCCGATCTGGCGGACGTCGCCGAATACGACGAATTCGCGCGGCGGCTGTTCACCGGCGCATCGAATGTCCGCAACGTGCGGACGTTCTTCTCGACGCATCGCGCGAAATTCGAAGCGAACGCGCGGGTCACGCATGCGATGCGCAAGCGCGCGTGA
- a CDS encoding DUF1330 domain-containing protein, which translates to MTAYAIAHLHDVEMCDDIVEYLERIDGTLAPYDGHFVIHGARPEVREGVWRGDLIAIAFPDLDTARAWYESDAYRQIQPLRARHANGPLILIDGVDARHKATDILR; encoded by the coding sequence ATGACCGCCTACGCCATCGCCCACCTGCACGATGTCGAGATGTGCGACGACATCGTCGAATACCTCGAACGCATCGACGGCACGCTCGCGCCGTACGACGGTCATTTCGTGATTCACGGCGCGCGGCCGGAGGTGCGTGAAGGCGTGTGGCGCGGCGACCTGATCGCGATCGCGTTTCCGGATCTCGACACGGCGCGCGCGTGGTACGAATCGGATGCGTACCGGCAGATCCAGCCGCTGCGCGCGCGGCACGCGAACGGCCCGCTGATCCTGATCGACGGCGTCGACGCGCGGCACAAGGCGACCGATATCCTGCGCTGA
- a CDS encoding MFS transporter, producing the protein MQSAVVGAVRAAASRYRWTVCALLFFATVINYMDRQILGLLAPMLQHDIGWSQVQYGRIVMAFSAFYALGLLGFGRIVDRLGTRISYALAMLVWSIAAMLHAAVGSVMGFAFVRALLGIGEGGNFPAAIKTTAEWFPRRERALATGIFNSGANIGAVFAPAIIPAIAVAYGWRAAFVIVGAIGIVWLAVWLVLYRQADTRALAAEYDEPRDEAEALDAANANAGAPRWGELIRKRETWAFLIGKFLTDPVWWFYLFWLPKWLNESRGMDMQHIGLPLVCIYALTTVGSIGGGWLSSMLLRAGWSVNRARKTAMLICACCVLPIAFVSQVQSLWAAVLIVGLAAAAHQGWSANLFTTASDLFPRRAVASVVGIGGMAGSIGGVLFSEVIGQVLQRTGHYWVLFAIGASAYLIALGVMHMLTPKMKPAQLDA; encoded by the coding sequence ATGCAATCTGCCGTCGTCGGTGCCGTGCGCGCAGCCGCCAGCCGCTACCGCTGGACCGTCTGTGCGCTGCTGTTTTTCGCGACTGTCATCAACTACATGGATCGGCAGATCCTCGGCCTGCTCGCGCCGATGCTCCAGCACGACATCGGCTGGAGCCAGGTGCAGTACGGCCGCATCGTGATGGCGTTTTCCGCGTTCTATGCGCTGGGCCTGCTCGGCTTCGGGCGCATCGTCGACCGGCTCGGCACGCGCATCTCGTATGCGCTGGCGATGCTGGTGTGGAGCATCGCCGCGATGCTGCACGCGGCAGTGGGTTCGGTGATGGGGTTCGCGTTCGTGCGCGCGCTGCTCGGGATCGGCGAGGGCGGCAACTTCCCGGCCGCGATCAAGACGACGGCCGAATGGTTCCCGCGCCGCGAACGCGCGCTCGCCACCGGCATCTTCAACTCGGGCGCGAACATCGGTGCGGTGTTCGCGCCGGCGATCATCCCGGCGATCGCGGTGGCCTACGGCTGGCGCGCGGCGTTCGTGATCGTCGGCGCGATCGGCATCGTGTGGCTCGCGGTGTGGCTCGTGCTCTATCGCCAGGCCGATACGCGCGCACTCGCCGCGGAGTACGACGAGCCGCGCGACGAAGCCGAAGCGCTCGACGCGGCGAACGCGAACGCCGGCGCGCCGCGCTGGGGCGAACTGATCCGCAAGCGCGAGACGTGGGCGTTCCTGATCGGCAAGTTCCTGACCGACCCGGTGTGGTGGTTCTACCTGTTCTGGCTGCCGAAGTGGCTCAACGAATCGCGCGGGATGGACATGCAGCACATCGGCCTGCCGCTCGTCTGCATCTATGCGCTGACGACGGTCGGCAGCATCGGCGGCGGCTGGCTGTCGTCGATGCTGCTGCGCGCGGGCTGGAGCGTGAACCGTGCGCGCAAGACGGCGATGCTGATCTGCGCATGCTGCGTGCTGCCGATCGCGTTCGTGTCGCAGGTGCAGAGCCTGTGGGCCGCGGTGCTGATCGTCGGCCTCGCCGCCGCCGCGCACCAGGGCTGGTCGGCGAACCTGTTCACGACCGCATCCGACCTGTTCCCGCGCCGCGCAGTCGCATCGGTGGTCGGCATCGGCGGGATGGCCGGTTCGATCGGCGGCGTGCTGTTCTCGGAAGTGATCGGCCAGGTGCTGCAGCGCACGGGCCACTACTGGGTGCTGTTCGCGATCGGCGCGTCGGCCTACCTGATCGCGTTGGGCGTGATGCACATGCTCACGCCGAAGATGAAGCCTGCGCAGCTCGACGCGTAA
- the glmS gene encoding glutamine--fructose-6-phosphate transaminase (isomerizing): protein MCGIVGAVAQRDILPNLVDGLKRLEYRGYDSCGVVVYRDRALARARSVDRVANLQREIAEQALSGYTGIAHTRWATHGAPVTLNAHPHFSPSDANARIALSHNGIIENCDQLRAELQAHGYVFASQTDSEAIAHLIDHLYDGDLFDAVRRAVARLRGSYAIAVMCRDEPHRIVGARDGMPLVVGVGEGENFLASDAIALSGITDRIAHLENGDVADIQLHRYWIVDAAGQRVERAVQRVAAHSGAADLGSYRYYMQKEIFEQPQAVADTLLDVSSIMPELFGDGAWRVFNDVDSVLLLACGGSYHAALTAKYWIESIAKLPASVEIASEFRYRDSVPNPRTLVVAVSQSGETADVLGAVHVAKQSGMMHTLAICNVATSALMRECALQFVTRAGIEIGVASTKAFTTQLVALFLLTLSLAQVRGRLSDDEEKEHLRALRHLPDAMSKVLALEPQIMAWSELLARRDNMLFLGRGMHYPIALEGALKMKEISYIHAEAYPAGELKHGPLALVSNEMPVIAVAPNDMLLEKLRSNMHEVSARNGRLFVFADVDCGLVPSEGIEVIRLNEYYGPLSPILHTVPMQLLAYHAALARGTDIDKPRNLAKSVTVE from the coding sequence ATGTGTGGAATTGTCGGGGCGGTTGCCCAGCGGGACATCCTGCCGAACCTGGTCGACGGCCTGAAGCGGCTCGAATACCGCGGCTACGATTCGTGCGGCGTCGTGGTCTACCGCGACCGGGCGCTGGCGCGCGCCCGCAGCGTCGACCGCGTGGCCAACCTGCAGCGCGAGATCGCCGAACAGGCGCTGTCGGGCTACACCGGCATCGCGCACACGCGCTGGGCCACGCACGGCGCGCCCGTCACGCTCAACGCGCATCCGCACTTCTCGCCGAGCGACGCCAATGCGCGCATCGCGCTGTCGCACAACGGGATCATCGAGAACTGCGATCAACTGCGCGCGGAATTGCAGGCGCATGGTTACGTGTTCGCGAGCCAGACCGACAGCGAGGCGATCGCGCACCTGATCGATCATCTTTACGACGGCGACCTGTTCGACGCGGTCCGGCGCGCGGTCGCGCGACTGCGCGGCAGCTATGCGATCGCGGTGATGTGCCGCGACGAGCCGCACCGGATCGTCGGTGCACGCGATGGCATGCCGCTCGTGGTTGGCGTCGGTGAAGGCGAGAATTTTCTGGCGTCGGATGCGATTGCGCTGTCGGGCATTACCGATCGCATCGCTCACCTCGAGAACGGTGATGTTGCCGATATCCAGCTGCATCGTTACTGGATCGTCGATGCGGCCGGCCAGCGTGTCGAGCGCGCCGTGCAACGGGTCGCCGCGCATAGCGGGGCGGCCGATCTCGGATCGTATCGCTACTACATGCAGAAGGAGATCTTCGAGCAGCCGCAGGCGGTGGCCGATACGTTGCTCGATGTGTCTTCGATCATGCCGGAGTTGTTTGGTGACGGTGCGTGGCGGGTTTTCAACGACGTCGATTCGGTGTTGTTGCTCGCCTGTGGCGGCAGCTATCACGCGGCGCTCACCGCGAAGTACTGGATCGAGAGCATCGCGAAGCTGCCGGCCAGCGTGGAAATTGCCAGCGAGTTTCGGTATCGCGATAGTGTGCCGAATCCGCGGACGTTGGTTGTCGCGGTGTCGCAGAGCGGTGAGACGGCGGATGTGCTGGGTGCGGTGCATGTCGCGAAGCAAAGCGGGATGATGCATACGCTCGCGATCTGCAATGTCGCGACGAGCGCGTTGATGCGGGAATGTGCGCTGCAGTTCGTCACGCGCGCGGGGATCGAGATCGGGGTGGCTTCGACGAAAGCTTTTACGACGCAGCTCGTGGCGTTGTTTCTGCTGACGTTGTCGCTGGCGCAGGTGCGCGGGCGGCTGAGCGACGACGAAGAGAAGGAGCATCTGCGTGCGCTACGGCATCTGCCGGACGCGATGTCGAAAGTGCTCGCGCTCGAACCGCAGATCATGGCGTGGTCGGAACTGCTCGCACGACGCGACAACATGCTGTTTCTCGGGCGCGGGATGCATTATCCGATCGCGCTGGAAGGCGCGCTGAAGATGAAGGAGATTTCGTATATTCACGCAGAGGCTTATCCGGCGGGAGAGCTGAAGCATGGGCCGCTGGCGCTGGTGAGTAACGAAATGCCGGTGATTGCGGTTGCGCCCAATGACATGCTGCTCGAAAAACTCCGGTCGAACATGCATGAGGTCAGTGCGCGGAATGGCAGGCTTTTTGTGTTCGCGGATGTGGACTGTGGGTTGGTGCCGAGTGAGGGGATCGAGGTCATTCGACTCAACGAGTACTACGGGCCGCTTTCGCCGATTCTGCATACGGTGCCGATGCAACTGCTCGCGTATCACGCTGCGCTGGCAAGAGGGACGGATATCGATAAGCCAAGGAATCTGGCGAAGTCGGTGACGGTGGAGTGA
- a CDS encoding bifunctional transcriptional activator/DNA repair enzyme AdaA, with product MVYSRLMRLDPDTCYDALLSRNRRFDGWFFVGVATTGVYCRPVCPVKPPKAQNCSYYPSAAAAEKAGFRPCMRCRPELAPGHGLLDLSGTLADAAATLIEDGFLNTHSVDALAQRVGVTERHLRRIFGAQFGVSPVEFAQTHRLLMAKRLLTDTALPVAVVASTAGFGSVRRFNDLFLQRYGLNPLRLRKGARASADGDMTFPLPYRPPFAWDDLMRFLSQRQIDGVERLDAQGYARVVELPNRDGRTQADNGRVAGWLSVAHVPQRFALAVTVSPSLTPVVPAVLARVRRLFDLDSRPDVIDAHLGELASGSPGLRVPGAFDGVEIAIRAIAGERLAATHAGTPVLVRIAERFGTAIEGAPPGLTHALPSAATLAALPPSALETIGIARATARAIVSLARAVDDGTLSLEPMAPLDTTLDALRALPGFDEHAVQYVAMRAMAWPNAFPADDAWLPARTERARVPSSAPHAARWAPWRAYAALHVWRLHGDVLR from the coding sequence ATGGTTTACAGTCGTCTCATGCGCCTCGATCCCGACACCTGCTACGACGCCCTGCTTTCGCGGAACCGCCGCTTCGACGGCTGGTTCTTCGTCGGCGTCGCGACGACGGGCGTGTATTGCCGCCCCGTCTGCCCGGTGAAGCCGCCGAAAGCGCAGAACTGCAGCTACTACCCGAGCGCCGCGGCCGCCGAGAAAGCCGGCTTTCGACCCTGCATGCGCTGCCGCCCGGAGCTTGCCCCCGGCCACGGGCTGCTCGACCTGTCGGGCACGCTCGCCGACGCAGCCGCCACGCTGATCGAGGACGGTTTCCTGAACACCCATTCCGTCGATGCGCTCGCGCAGCGCGTCGGCGTGACCGAACGCCATCTGCGCCGGATCTTCGGCGCGCAGTTCGGCGTGTCGCCGGTCGAGTTCGCGCAGACGCACCGGCTGCTGATGGCCAAGCGTCTGCTGACCGATACCGCGCTGCCGGTGGCCGTCGTCGCGTCCACGGCCGGATTCGGCAGCGTGCGGCGCTTCAACGACCTGTTCCTGCAGCGTTACGGGCTCAATCCGTTACGACTGCGCAAAGGAGCCCGCGCGTCGGCCGACGGCGACATGACGTTTCCGCTGCCGTATCGCCCGCCGTTCGCTTGGGACGACCTGATGCGCTTTCTTTCGCAGCGGCAGATCGACGGTGTCGAGCGGCTCGATGCGCAGGGCTATGCGCGCGTCGTTGAATTGCCGAACCGGGACGGGCGCACCCAGGCCGACAACGGGCGCGTGGCCGGCTGGCTGTCCGTCGCGCACGTGCCGCAGCGCTTCGCGCTGGCCGTCACCGTGTCGCCGTCGTTGACGCCGGTCGTACCGGCCGTGCTCGCGCGCGTGCGCCGATTGTTCGATCTCGACAGCCGGCCCGACGTGATCGACGCGCATCTCGGCGAACTCGCGAGCGGCTCGCCGGGCCTGCGTGTCCCCGGCGCGTTCGACGGTGTCGAGATTGCAATCCGCGCGATTGCAGGCGAACGGCTTGCGGCCACGCATGCGGGCACGCCCGTGCTCGTACGCATCGCCGAGCGCTTCGGCACAGCGATCGAAGGCGCACCGCCGGGCCTCACGCACGCGCTGCCCTCCGCCGCGACGCTGGCCGCCCTGCCGCCTTCCGCGCTTGAAACGATCGGCATCGCGCGCGCTACCGCACGGGCGATCGTGTCGCTCGCCCGCGCAGTCGACGACGGCACGCTCTCACTCGAACCGATGGCGCCGCTCGACACGACGCTTGACGCATTGCGCGCGCTGCCCGGCTTCGACGAGCATGCGGTGCAGTACGTCGCGATGCGCGCGATGGCCTGGCCGAATGCGTTCCCGGCCGACGATGCGTGGCTGCCCGCGCGCACCGAACGCGCCCGTGTGCCATCATCCGCGCCGCATGCGGCGCGCTGGGCGCCGTGGCGCGCGTATGCCGCACTGCACGTGTGGCGCCTTCATGGAGATGTGTTGCGATGA
- a CDS encoding methylated-DNA--[protein]-cysteine S-methyltransferase, producing the protein MTPAHLIPSPLGDIAVRIEDDALTGLYFVGQKYFPPVAIVTDADALAMSPLACKVAEEVAEYFTGTRETFSVPIHLRGTAFQRRVWKELLAIPFGELVTYGDITERVGLPMSGARAVGGAVGRNPVSIMVPCHRVVGASGSLTGYAGGIDRKRALLSLEGAGFERGAHHPVQQALAF; encoded by the coding sequence ATGACTCCCGCTCACCTGATTCCGAGCCCGCTGGGCGACATCGCCGTGCGCATCGAGGACGATGCACTCACAGGCCTCTACTTCGTCGGCCAGAAATACTTCCCGCCGGTTGCGATCGTGACCGATGCGGATGCGCTTGCGATGTCGCCACTCGCGTGCAAGGTCGCGGAAGAAGTCGCCGAGTACTTCACCGGCACGCGCGAGACGTTCTCAGTGCCGATCCACTTGCGCGGCACCGCGTTTCAACGACGGGTATGGAAGGAACTGCTCGCGATTCCGTTCGGCGAACTCGTGACGTACGGCGACATCACCGAGCGCGTCGGCTTGCCGATGAGCGGCGCGCGCGCCGTGGGCGGTGCGGTCGGCCGCAACCCGGTGTCGATCATGGTGCCGTGCCATCGCGTCGTTGGCGCGTCGGGCAGCCTGACCGGCTATGCGGGCGGCATCGATCGCAAGCGCGCGCTGTTGTCGCTCGAAGGCGCGGGGTTCGAGCGCGGCGCCCACCATCCGGTGCAGCAGGCGCTCGCGTTCTGA
- a CDS encoding AraC family transcriptional regulator, whose amino-acid sequence MLLAGQSGDPYAVPPMARLPRPLYVRAFGIPGNVSIDAHSHPWAQLMYATSGVLEVSTPSGRHLLPPHYAMWIPPHVPHAVSTRDCVAFHSLYLDAAIARDDVHDDCAILCMTPLLRELVLATAELPVNYDETGPDGALVCLIADRIARMRQAPLTVPLPRDPRLLKIARALHAYPGDTRNLDEWGHQVGATRRTLSRLFRQDTGLSFTEWRQAVRLLASLPLLDAGEPIGAVATQLGYDSTSSFIALFQAKFQVTPGAYAKREARRPVLNA is encoded by the coding sequence ATGTTGCTGGCGGGACAATCGGGTGACCCTTACGCGGTGCCGCCGATGGCGCGCCTGCCGAGGCCGCTGTACGTGCGTGCGTTCGGGATTCCCGGCAACGTGAGCATCGACGCGCACAGTCATCCGTGGGCGCAGCTGATGTATGCGACGAGCGGGGTGCTCGAGGTGTCCACGCCGTCGGGCCGGCACCTGTTGCCGCCGCACTATGCGATGTGGATTCCGCCGCACGTGCCGCATGCGGTGTCGACGCGTGATTGCGTCGCGTTCCACAGCCTGTATCTCGATGCGGCGATCGCGCGCGACGACGTGCACGACGATTGCGCGATCCTTTGCATGACGCCGCTGCTGCGCGAGCTGGTGCTCGCAACGGCGGAATTGCCGGTGAACTACGACGAGACGGGGCCGGACGGTGCGCTCGTCTGCCTGATCGCCGACCGGATCGCACGGATGCGGCAGGCGCCGCTGACGGTGCCGCTGCCGCGCGATCCGCGTCTGCTGAAAATCGCGCGTGCGTTGCATGCGTATCCGGGCGATACGCGCAATCTCGACGAATGGGGCCATCAGGTCGGCGCGACGCGACGCACGCTGTCGCGGCTGTTCCGGCAGGACACGGGGCTGTCGTTCACCGAATGGCGGCAGGCGGTGCGGCTGCTGGCATCGCTGCCGCTGCTCGATGCGGGCGAGCCGATCGGCGCGGTGGCCACGCAACTGGGCTACGACTCGACGTCGTCGTTCATCGCGCTGTTCCAGGCGAAATTCCAGGTGACGCCCGGCGCGTATGCGAAGCGTGAAGCGCGCCGGCCCGTGCTGAACGCGTAG
- a CDS encoding MerR family transcriptional regulator, with the protein MKIGELAKASGLAASRIRFYEASGLLEPARRQANGYREYGSEALTRLAIIDRAQRAGFALDEIRAVLPPDLGAWPHDELLVALRNKVDEIVLLEQRLAQNRQQLQVLIDEIENKPAGEDCAETAQRMLDRLCAQADEAPASAPAPVPVPRATRKRA; encoded by the coding sequence ATGAAAATCGGCGAACTGGCGAAGGCGAGCGGCCTCGCGGCGTCCCGCATCCGCTTCTACGAAGCGAGCGGGCTGCTCGAACCGGCCCGCCGGCAGGCGAACGGCTATCGGGAATACGGGTCGGAAGCGTTGACACGGCTCGCGATCATCGACCGCGCGCAGCGTGCGGGCTTCGCGCTCGACGAGATCCGCGCGGTGCTGCCGCCCGATCTCGGCGCGTGGCCGCATGACGAGCTGCTGGTGGCGCTGCGGAACAAGGTCGACGAAATCGTGCTGCTCGAACAGCGTCTCGCGCAGAACCGGCAACAGCTGCAGGTGCTGATCGACGAGATCGAGAACAAGCCGGCGGGCGAGGATTGCGCGGAAACCGCGCAACGGATGCTCGACCGGCTGTGCGCGCAGGCCGACGAAGCGCCGGCGTCAGCACCGGCGCCCGTGCCGGTCCCGCGGGCGACACGCAAGCGCGCATGA
- the panB gene encoding 3-methyl-2-oxobutanoate hydroxymethyltransferase — MSAHTRTTRKTVTAIRSTKGIGSLVSLTAYSAPMATLVDEVADVIIVGDSVGMVLYGMPDTLRVTLDMMIAHGAAVVRGAAQACVVVDLPFSTYQESPAQAYRSAARLLAETGAQGVKLEGGSEMGDTIRFLTARGIPVMAHIGLMPQQANATGGFRAQGMDPRSAAQVFDAACSAEQAGAFSVVVEGTAEALARHITETLPIPTIGIGASPACDGQVLVTEDMIGAFDAYTPRFVKRYADANTVMRDAIRQYAHDVRQRVFPEPAHCFGYGKPLQLVGAADAAA; from the coding sequence ATGAGCGCTCATACCCGCACCACCCGCAAGACCGTCACCGCGATCCGTTCGACCAAGGGCATCGGCAGCCTCGTGTCGCTGACCGCTTACTCCGCTCCGATGGCGACGCTCGTCGACGAAGTGGCCGACGTGATCATCGTCGGCGACTCCGTCGGCATGGTGCTGTACGGGATGCCCGATACGCTGCGCGTCACGCTCGACATGATGATTGCACACGGCGCGGCCGTCGTGCGCGGCGCCGCGCAGGCGTGCGTCGTCGTCGACCTGCCGTTTTCGACGTATCAGGAATCGCCCGCGCAAGCGTATCGCTCCGCCGCGCGCCTGCTCGCCGAAACCGGCGCGCAGGGCGTGAAGCTCGAAGGCGGCAGCGAGATGGGCGACACGATCCGCTTCCTCACCGCGCGCGGTATCCCGGTGATGGCGCACATCGGGCTCATGCCGCAGCAAGCCAACGCGACAGGCGGCTTCCGCGCGCAGGGAATGGACCCGCGTTCGGCCGCGCAGGTGTTCGACGCCGCGTGTTCGGCTGAACAGGCCGGCGCGTTCAGCGTCGTCGTCGAAGGCACTGCCGAAGCGCTCGCGCGCCATATCACCGAAACGCTGCCGATCCCGACGATCGGCATCGGCGCATCGCCCGCGTGCGACGGGCAGGTGCTCGTGACCGAGGACATGATCGGTGCCTTCGATGCGTACACGCCGCGCTTCGTGAAGCGTTATGCCGATGCGAATACGGTGATGCGCGATGCGATTCGTCAGTACGCACATGACGTGCGGCAGCGGGTGTTTCCGGAGCCCGCGCATTGCTTCGGGTATGGCAAGCCGTTGCAACTCGTGGGCGCGGCTGACGCTGCTGCGTGA
- a CDS encoding LacI family DNA-binding transcriptional regulator encodes MVEPVRSHPHFPDIGAWPRVPFFCHNPALSNENVTLPMKKVSPTIRDVAAEAGVSVATVSKYVNGTQRFSPTVEARLKEAIDRLGYRSNPLARSMITGRTRTIGLVILDISNPHFTNVVKGANRVALQHDYTLLLVDTEENQARERSLIEALAQRVDGLIVSTRMPDEEAGWMLDLNKPLVLLRRSPGLPIPSVGIDNRLSTYMLARHLLNLGHTRIAYLGFGTARVNDERIQGARDCLAEAGLTLDVHDAHAPTAEAGERACSRVMLGPQRPQAVICYNDLIALGFMKEAASLGFLLPQDVSVAGIDNVPYGEYAAPALTTVDIQSENMGELAMQKLIDALAGRTDASYSTFEPRLIMRASTAAVG; translated from the coding sequence ATGGTCGAACCTGTTCGCAGCCATCCGCACTTTCCCGATATCGGCGCATGGCCGCGCGTGCCCTTTTTCTGCCACAATCCGGCGTTATCGAACGAAAACGTTACCCTTCCGATGAAAAAAGTTTCCCCGACGATCCGCGACGTGGCGGCGGAAGCCGGCGTGTCGGTCGCGACGGTATCGAAGTACGTGAACGGCACGCAGCGCTTCTCGCCGACCGTCGAGGCACGGCTCAAGGAGGCGATCGACCGGCTCGGCTACCGTTCGAACCCGCTCGCGCGCTCGATGATCACCGGCCGCACGCGCACGATCGGCCTCGTGATCCTCGACATCAGCAACCCGCACTTCACGAACGTGGTGAAAGGCGCGAACCGCGTCGCGCTGCAGCACGACTACACGCTGCTGCTCGTCGATACCGAAGAGAACCAGGCGCGCGAACGCTCGCTGATCGAGGCGCTCGCGCAGCGCGTCGACGGGCTGATCGTCAGCACGCGGATGCCGGACGAAGAAGCCGGCTGGATGCTCGATCTCAACAAGCCGCTCGTGCTGCTGCGGCGCAGCCCCGGCCTGCCGATTCCGAGCGTCGGCATCGACAACCGGCTGTCGACCTACATGCTCGCGCGCCACCTGCTCAATCTCGGCCACACGCGCATCGCGTATCTCGGCTTCGGCACCGCACGCGTGAACGACGAGCGGATCCAGGGCGCGCGCGACTGTCTCGCGGAAGCCGGGCTCACGCTCGACGTGCATGATGCGCATGCGCCGACCGCCGAGGCCGGCGAGCGAGCGTGTTCGCGCGTGATGCTCGGGCCGCAGCGCCCGCAGGCCGTGATCTGCTACAACGACCTGATCGCGCTCGGCTTCATGAAGGAAGCCGCATCGCTCGGTTTCCTGCTGCCGCAGGATGTGTCGGTCGCGGGCATCGACAACGTGCCGTACGGCGAATACGCGGCGCCCGCGCTGACCACCGTCGACATCCAGAGCGAGAACATGGGCGAACTCGCGATGCAGAAGCTGATCGACGCGCTCGCGGGCCGCACCGATGCGAGCTATTCGACGTTCGAGCCGCGGCTGATCATGCGCGCGTCGACGGCCGCGGTCGGCTGA